The genomic window GCCCTGAACTGCGCTCTTAAGATCTCCCTCAATCCttttgaggtcaggagactgagatgatCATTCcaaaaccttcactttgttctactGCAGCCAATGACAAGTCAACTGGGCCTTAtgttttggatcgttgtcatgttggaacatccaagtatgtcccatgcgcagcttctgggctgatgagtgcaaatttgcctccagtatttgctaatAACCTGCTGTGTACATCCTTTTTTCATCTTTGAACAAGTTTCCTGTTTCTTTGTAgttcacacatccccaaaacatcagcgatccaccCCCGTGCTTTCTATtgggaatggtgttcctttcatcaaaGGCCTCGTTGACACCTAATTGTAACATTTATGGTTGAgaccaaaaagtttgattttgctGTCATCACTTCTAATGACCTTGTTGTAgcagttttgaggcttgtctctgtgctgtttggcgtattGTAGGCAAAATACTTTGTGGTATTTGCGCAGTAATGGTATTTCAGCTGATggtatttgtgggtttttctttgtatcgtgaacaattttcctggcagttgtggccaAAATgtttgttggtctacctgactgtggtttggtttgtacagagcccctgattttccatttgttaatcacagtttgaacactgctgactggcattatcaattccttggatatcttCTTGTATCCCTTTCCTGTTTACAGAGACTGCAAAGgtcccctgtgcaaaaaatgtgtttgggcccccataacctattcgtttctccacctttctgccttaaatgtgcacacatatgtacgcctgggtatccggtacatgtgtcctggtttctcgggagggccctacagcacagatgccagggcccactaaggGACTGTACATCAGTCTGTGCAGGccgcagtgtgggactggggtacctgtggcccaccaatagaaccgatcatggggggcacccaaataaagaacccgtcaAAAGGGACATGCAGACCTGgtcccatcttggactgatgtatctTTGACCACAACTCCTGGAATAACAATAACTTCAACTCtcaatgccttacacttatgaagttctcagagaatgctgagagttgtagtttctgaggagttgtctgctcatttgtacttcaaatcccagcacatcctgagggctgcagactgcagtaagtgctgggagttgtagtgtttgcagctgttgtacttggagggtcctaggtgcattatacacggaatgctgtgtgggggatgagagtatatagctcagagtgtggaagtgacctcAGAACAGCACTAAacaggggatagaacaaatgggcccttaatcactgttggggcacaggtgggagacatgtactgtatgtggctgcacaggtgggatacatgtactgtatgtggctccacaggtgggatacatgtactgtatgtggctgcacaggtgggatacatgtactttatgtggctgcacaggtgggatacatgtactgtatgtggctccacaggtgggatacatgtactgtatgtggctgcacaggtgggatacatgtactttatgtggctgcacaggtgggatacatggactgtatgtggctgcacaggtgggatacatggactgtatgtggctgcttaggggtgagatgaaagaaaaaaaacaacgatACTGCACGGGGTACAGTTATTGGCAAAGGCATGCACTTATAATCAAACATCGGCATCAGAGggtggggggctctgtgctttctctttcacagtccaccctctatcttataACTTCCAGCACCCTGAAgatacactgacaataatcactcactgtcagagctgctgctgctgttgctcctcttcacagtcttgTCTCTGgcggccataaccctgcaggatccctgcAGCCCCTGTCACCTCatgctctctctctccttctcacaCAAGGGATGCTGGACAGTGGACTATAGGAGGGTGCTGACAccacctggggggcccactacagacatgtgccatgctgagctgacactttagagtctgagcctggcgggcccctagtgcagctgaacaggctgcacaagtgatatgtccgcctctGAGTTCAACTACCTTTTCCTGTAGATCTGTTGACAATTCTTTTGCTTTCCCCATGACTCACAATCCGGAAACATCAGTGGTTGGATGAAAGATGCAAGAGTCTGTCTGGATCACAGAAACTTTTAAACccatttgtgtcaacttctgtgccTGTGGCCTGAATGTTATCAGGCCAAAATCACCAGGCTATGTCAACGTTGgatcagggtcatttttttattatttaaaaagtgAAAACACAGTGGTTTgagaataaatggcttcacccaaccaataACCATGGAAACCATAGAGAAAAAGGTTTTCAGTGTtaccattcatattctctgaaaaaaatgacaagaaagcaaaaattctgccagggtatgtaaacaTTTGAGCACAATTGTACAATGTACAAGTACAACACATAATATACCATTCATAGTGTATGATATATCACAAGTAAGTAACCATGCAGTCACATATTCATCAACAATTATTTAAATTTGTAACCCCCTCATCCATGTCTGTGCAGTGCAGTTATATGGCTGGACAACTAAGACTAGGTATCTTCAGGGTATTTATCAGGGCATACCAGCAGGCAGGTATGCTGACTTTTTACACTGTGTGCCCGTGAGTTAATTGGACAGAATGTAGTCTACTACTGACTACATTTATTCCATTCCCTGTTATACTGTTATTCTATAGGATTCAAAAGTGCAGCCCCCTGCTCTGCAGAGAAAATCAACCATACTTCAAGTTGCCCTCTGTGCCCCTTCTGTATAGTTAGGACACCCTCTGTGTCTCCTTCGTATTGTTAGGACCCAATCCATATTATTAGGCCCCATGAGCCCCTTTAACGTATTATACCCTTTGGGCAGTGTTAGGCTCTCTGTATAatattactactgctactgctctggacagtttcttacatgggcaaaggtggcagcagagaacactgtgtcagactggaaagattacaccatttcctgcaggacatacagcagctaataggtactaAATGGCttgagtttctttttttttttagaagtcatttacaaatctgtgtaactttctgacaaaagtttatttgaaaacaatttCATCTCTCTAGAGAACTCCATAAAATTAAACTGTACATTATTTTAAACACATTAGAACTTGGAAATTTCCACTGAAAGCATGCATCATTTACCATGACATACATTTTAAGGATGCTAACCAACACTGACCTTCTTTAGCTTGGTTTTGGCAATTGACAATTCTTTTGTAAAGCCTGGTGTGGCCTGGGAGTAATAGTCCAAACTGGCACAGGAGAAAAACACTTCCCCAATGAAGCCTTCCCTCATTGAGCTTCTGTTGCGGGTATATACTGCTAGACGTAGGGTTTTGTCCTCCAGATCCTCTGGCTTATATCTAAAGAAAGTGAACTTCTGTGTGCCATCTAAATCCTCTGTCTGCCCAGGCTGTGGCTCTTTAAATCCAGGTTGGAGATAGGCCTTTACCAAACAGTCTCTTTTCTGATACAGTCGTTTTGGCAGATTGGAAAAACCAGTGACCGTAACAGTTAGCATTTCATCAGCCAATGAGTAACCTAAAGTAAAGTGCACAAGTGACTGAGGCTTTTGTTTGATAGAAGATAACCCAATGGGGTCAGTGCAAGACTGTGGCACCCTCACCAGCTGGGTACGATCCCCATCTAATGGACTTCCCCCCATAACTGTGCTCCTGCGCTTCATAGCACGCTTAGTCTTTGATGATAGTTGGTAGAGGCTGGGCAATGATGCTCTAACAGGATGGTTCCTCTCAGACATGCAGTTTAGTTCCTGTTGAGGTGCTGATAATCCTTCACCCCCACCTTTAGGGGTAATATCCAGAGTTTGATACTGTTCGTGTAAAGCAACATTAATAGGTTTTGCAAGACTGTCAGATAACTCCATATCCATGTTACACTGCTGTGTGCAGCCTTTGTCTTCACCATTATTGCTGGATGAAGATTGTTGCTTGCGGCTCTTGTGCCAACAGATGGCACAGCCAAGCAGCAGGCAAAAGCACAGAAGTGCCAGACCAGCTCCCAGCAGCACCTGCAAATGGACTGAGCAAAAGAATTAGAAGTTCATATAAAAGAATTACAGATAAAACcaacaggttttttttcttactgtatcaATTCCTAAAAactcatcaggtacattcgctttaagtattgccTATGTATAGAACGGTGCcagcgcagggaagccggtgctgcagtgctttttttgaaccgcgactgaagcactggagacgggccagctcgccccagtgggaggaaaccccggcCCCTCATTGAAGGGTGGGGATTTCATGCCACTGGAGGACCACGGCACAGGCGCTGTTTTATTGATGGTACATTCTTTTTCAGTCTACAGTTGTCTAGAACAGCTTGTTACCTACAATGCATCCTGCACAAGTGGATCAGTTCCAGAATCAAATATGTGGGGTTGTGTAATCAGAAAATTCTGGCCATTCAAGGTCACTTTCACATGAGTGTATTTTTTATCATCCATATTACATCTGCTTTTTGTGGACAGACAGTTTGTGGGTGGACAGTGGAATctaccaaaccatagaatgaagcctatgggaccagtggagatgcacACAGCTGCGAGCAGAGGCAAGCTGCAGAATCCGTGGCAGGTGatccgccaggattccatagtgtggacataccctaatacAGAACCCAAATCAATCTGTGAGGCCAATTACACtactttcatccattttatgaataaaaaatacCCATTGAAATCTATGaagaggaattaaaggggttatccagtgggcagaaaaggtcctacctgttctcTTCTCCAGTGCTGCTCTTCCTCCCTCTGGCTGTCTCAAATGGTAACTTCCAAGGAGAGATGGAGGTGAAAACATGTTCAGGGCAATATTCAATACCTGCCCAATGTTACCAATGTCGTGgtgacattgggcagctattggacattgtctGCAGGAGTGGTTTTGTCCGCATGCAATGCTCAAAAAAAACTCCCAGTTATCATCTGAGATGGCCAAAAGGAGGAAGTGCAGCGCTAGAAAGCAAAACTGGTAGgacctttttttttgctttccagATAACTCCTTAAAAATACTGATGTGTTTGTATGCGTGATGATCTGTATAGCATAAATAAGTCATCAGTATTTCCTCTGTAAGGGCTGTTTTACAGATGTAATCAGTGTATGCTGCATACAAAATAATAATGCAATACTGATGCAATATCATCTGTATATGTCTATAATTCTCATCTGGAATACAGGCGTTTACCACAATAAGTTAATGTGAAGCAGGCCTACGAGGCTTAATGGTGACTTTATCTAAAACAAATAAGCTGTAGGCACACAATCCACTTTATATCCAGTCAAGAAATCAGTCAACCCCTGTCAAAAATTCTTAGTAATGCAAATTACTAGGTGATTTTTCTCAACAATGATGATTCCATAGTTTTGGTCTCTGCAAAGTATTAAACAATAGTTTACATGTTACATCTGGTCATGGAAAAAATAACACTTTAATCTTCAGGTGTACTGATAAGAAGAAAACAATCAAAAACCGCAAACAGAGAATGGAAAAAAGTTATCAGTAAGAACTTTTCATtcctagggtctgttcacacgtacagaatcgctgtgtaaaactcgcacagaactcgcatcaaactcgcatgaaagtagctgcgtttttttgtggtgttgaactcgcctgtgaaaatcatgtgaaaatcaaaactcatataaaaatcgcaccaaacacgcagtgagaatacacatacattgacttgatagcaatcagtatcgctgtggatttatgtgcgagaaactcgcagcgataaatatgcagcgagtctgtacgtgtgaaggcacccttaggctaagttcacacaaggcTAAGttcaaaaaggaaaaaggcgtccgctttttgcggttaaaaagacgtccgttattgcatcatatTAAATATGCTTGGCTaaaatgcattaaagtctatggaatacaGACGTCTTttccacacaatgtattgaataacggacgtcttttgaggcggatgcattcaatacaatgtgtgaaaaagacgtccgttattccatagatttCACTGCATTTTAGCCAAGcgtattaaaatgatgcaataaggcagtgcttcccaaccttttccacctcggggcacaccttggaaaaaaaaatttcctcggggcacccctactaaataatgttctacaaaataagaaaaccgtcatacagtgactcacaggtgacgtcttctttgatctgaggagtcactttcccttttcctctccatccgccatgatgatttcttccagctacttttcatctcttcagaacctgcaagacaaacaatttaggctccgcacatttctagcaacttcctttcctttctcccccctgtaggctcccaaagtaactgcgctgtgtggtgttatgtgcagtaaagcgagtaggaatgtgggatgccccctgtatgtaggatcccctgctgtgccccctgtatgtaggatcccctgctgtgatgaactaataatgcccccagaggtgcccccatgaactaataatgcccccagaggtggcccccatatactaataatgcccccagaggtgcccccatgaactaataatgcccccagaggtgcccctatatactaataatgcccccagaggtgcccccatgagctaataatgcccccagaggtgcccccatgagctaataatgcccccagagttgcccccatataataataatgcccccagaagtgcccccatgaactaataatgccgccagaggtgccccatatactaataatgcccccagaggtgcccccatatactaataatgcccccagaggtgcccccatgaactaataatgcccccaaaggtggcccccatatactaataatgcccccgaaggtgcccccataactaaaaatgcccccagaggtgcctccatatactaataatgcccccagaggtgcccccatgaactaataatgcccccagaggtgcccccatgagctaataatgcccccagaggtgcccgatatactaataatgcccccagaggtgcccccatatactaataatgcccccagaggtggcccccatatactaataatgcccccagaggtggcccccatatactaataatgcccccagaggtgcccccatatactaataatgcccccagaggtgccccatgagctaataatgcccccagagttgccccatatactaataatgcccccagaggtgcccccatgaactaataatgccgccagaggtgccccatatactaataatgcccccagaggtgccccatatactaataatgcccagagaggtgcccccatatactaataatgcccccagaggtgcccccatgaactaataatgcccccaaaggtggcccccatatactaataatgctcccggaggtgcccccatatactaataatgcccccagaggtgcccccatgaactaataatgcccccagaggtgcccctatatactaataatgcccccagaggtgcccctatatactaataatgccccaagaggtgcccccatgagctaataatgcccccagagttgcccccatatactaataatgcccccagaggtgcccccatgaactaataatgccgccagaggtgccccatatactaataatgcccccagaggtgccccatatactaataatgcccagagaggtgcccccatatactaataatgcccccagaggtgcccccatgaactaataatgcccccaaaggtggcccccatatactaataatgctcccggaggtgcccccatatacttataatgcccccagaggtgcccccatgaactaataatgcccccagaggtgcccctatatactaataatgccccaagaggtgccccatgagctaataatgcccccagagttgcccccatatactaataatgctcccagaggtgccccccatgaactaataatgccccctgctctgccccttaaaaaaaacaaacatcctactcacctaatccgggctgtggctgcaggaagcagctctcctcctcttcgggctcctctGCGAGCCGCGGGGATGGGACTTCcgacaggcgtgatgacgtcacatcatcacgcctgtgggagaggtcacgtcccggcctcccataggctgctggcatgaagtgccggcggcctatgggagtgaatataggagcaggacgctgacacttcctgctcctatattctgcttactttaatgttccgcccgctcccAGTGCaagcggaacatcaaagtgatctgtgcatcccgagaagctgtggccgcagcttctcgggatgcttaaagagacagcgtgcatttcccaccgggatcccgcggcacccctggtgggttctcccggcacaccagtgtgccgcggcaccccgttTGGGAAACGCTGCAATAAGGGACGTCTTTTTAACcgcaaaaagcggacgcctttttagtacgttgtttgaacatagccttaggcagtaATTATGGTAAGTTGAAGTCTAAGTAGGTATAGGTGTATTTACACAGGGCCATTAGTTTGCAAAAACATAGCATAATACTAGGATAAAAATCTCTGAAATAATTCCTTAGATGGTAAGTTGCACCAACGTAAGATAAATTCATAAACAGGCAGAAAAGGAGCCTGGGTGGGGAGTTTTTGGATGCAGTTACACAGGGTGAATATCATCTGAACAGACCTATATTGACCTGTGTAGTAGGCCCTATAATCAGCCAGCAAACCAGCAATCACTTGTTTGTCACCTAGTCAGGTGCCCTGTCAGCACAATAATCGGCTCCATAAATGAGCCCCAATCAACAAGATACAGCGCTTATCATGGCAGCAGTTGTCCCGTCTAAAAGGGCTGGTAGTCTGCTGATGGTTGGGTTATGGGGTTTATAgaattttttgtggcatttttttctaattttccatttttttgtctTTATTATAAAGTAATCCTGAAATCCTGCTCTTCTCATTTTTACCACTAGGGCTGAgactaaactgagacttcctcttgtgtttgtggtgataagctgaggctgctgtaaagtgatctgtacagcattgcagcatcatgtgacaccagtaggtagacagcattaatacaagacaatagcagctctcttTGGAATAAAAGCACACTCactgatgttttacattcatctcaaggggacagagtctgtctattgtgatctatgtccatgagtcttactgtaaaacatgtcactgaatgctgttaagaaatagcccaggcaatatggcagcccccataacaataatgcaaaaagtgaaaataaaagtcaaaatagaaaaacagatgaaaaaaaatgatTACATTTTAGTATATTGATTAGTATgtttctaatcagtaaaagaaaatttaggagaCCAATTCTCTTTAAAAATCATCTTTAAGTAGAATATGTAATCTGTACTAAATGACtggctagtagagatgagcgaaccacgagcatgctggagtccatttgaacccaagcgttcggcatttgattagcggtggctgctgaagttggataaatccctaaggctatgtggaaaacatggatatagtcattggctgtatccatgttttccagacaaccttagagctttatccaagttcagcagccccagctaatcaaatacttaACGTTCGGGTTcaaatgctcgaggttcgctcatctctactggctagTGTTTCTGCCTCTTATGAGGAATTGTATTATGGGAATCTGAATACAACCTTTAAGCATGTAAAGAATGTACAACTTTGCTTACTTAAAAATCTGCACCATCTGCGCTGCTTTTTCAAGCTGCAATTGGATGGTCTGTGCAATTGAGGCTGGCCCAGCACTCCCAATTaactgatatcccctccccttggtcatatggccagacttgattctgaagaAGATGCATCACCAGGGAaagagatatcggtgcactggacTGGGCAGCGGTTTGAAAAATAAACCATGCCACTAAGATCTACATGCCGGAGTCGGCCAGGCActataaaaacacattttcagtAAGTGAAATGGTATTTTTGCTTAAACCTAATAGTGGCCTATGCATTACAATACAATTAAAGTACAAACCATCATCCTCTAAAATGCTCTCCTGAAGCCCTCATTGTAACCTATCCATGATACTGTCTGCCCCCCTTGTCAACCATTTATAATTAC from Dendropsophus ebraccatus isolate aDenEbr1 chromosome 1, aDenEbr1.pat, whole genome shotgun sequence includes these protein-coding regions:
- the LOC138778392 gene encoding synaptotagmin-4-like, translated to MDSRDLGVPTYPPLGAWEVHLQVLLGAGLALLCFCLLLGCAICWHKSRKQQSSSSNNGEDKGCTQQCNMDMELSDSLAKPINVALHEQYQTLDITPKGGGEGLSAPQQELNCMSERNHPVRASLPSLYQLSSKTKRAMKRRSTVMGGSPLDGDRTQLVRVPQSCTDPIGLSSIKQKPQSLVHFTLGYSLADEMLTVTVTGFSNLPKRLYQKRDCLVKAYLQPGFKEPQPGQTEDLDGTQKFTFFRYKPEDLEDKTLRLAVYTRNRSSMREGFIGEVFFSCASLDYYSQATPGFTKELSIAKTKLKKSLSTLDIVLPPTSKLKLPGQILILLQHQVLANRIKVMVQKAKDLGKLTRIPGAPDHFVSIRLIQESQVIDIKETRTASGTSPVWNAPFLFDTPLEFMQSPFLQLEFLVMQGRIYNRARILGRVVIGAGTSEAGLAHWQEMCSKAPVECSRWHTLQSDVF